Part of the Candidatus Methylomirabilota bacterium genome is shown below.
CACCCCGGACTCCTTTGAATATGGGCTTCATCTCACTCATCCAACGTCCTAGTGCCCCTCCAACTAACTCCTCCTAAGCACCCCAGGGTTCCGCCAGCCCGGATTATTCACATAGAAGTGAATAATCTGCCCTCCGGGCTTCGACTCCGCCCCGCGTTTGCGGGACGTCGCTCAGGGCTAGCCTTGCGTCCCGCCGCAGCGGCGGGACGCATTATTCACGAAGACACTCCGTTCGTGAATAATCCGGGCTAGCTGCCTGGGAAAACTCAGCCAGTGACGGCGCCCTCGGAAGCCGAGGAGACGAGGCGGGCATACTTCGCCATCACCCCCCTCGTAAACAGTAACTTAGGCGGTTTCCACTTTGCCAGCCGTCGCTTGATCTCGGCGGCAGAGAGCTCTACATCGAGGTGACGCCGCTTGACATCGATAACGATGACGTCGCCATTCTTGATCGCCGCGATCGGGCCCTTGACCGCGGCCTCGGGAGCCACGTGCCCCACCATGAAGCCGTACGTCGCACCTGAGAACCGGCCGTCGGTCATCAGGGCCACTGATTCCTTGAGACCCGCACCGACGATCGCACCAGTCACCCCGAGCATCTCTCGCATCCCCGGCCCTCCCCTCGGTCCTTCATAGCGGATCACGACGACGTCGCCCCGTTTGATGCGGCCCTCTTTGACTGCCTTAAAGGCATCTTCCTCGCGCTCAAAGACCTTCGCCGGGCCCCGGTGGACCATCCGCTCGTGCCCTGCGAGCTTGATAATACACCCGTCCGGTGCGAGATTTCCTCTGAGGACAGCCATACCGCCGGTTGGCTTCAACGGATAATCGTGAGGGCGAATGACCTCTTGACCCGGACTTTCCCGGGCTGCACGCGCTTCTTCGCCGATGGTGCGTCCGGATACCGTCATCGCATCTGTGTGGAGGAGCCCGGCATCCATCAGACGCCGGGCCACCAGCGCCATCCCGCCAGCCTGGTACATCTCGGGGGCAGTGAATCGCCCCCAGGGTTTGAGGTCAGCGAGTACCGGGGTTTTGCGTGAGATCTTGTCAAAATCATCGATGGAGAGGCGAACGCCCGCCTCCCGGGCCAACGCTAGCAGGTGTAACACTGCATTAGTGGAACCGCCGGTGGCCATGACGCCCGCAATGGCATTCTCCATCGCCTTCCTCGTGATCACTTGCCTCGGGGTAATGTCCCTCCGAAGTAGATCCATCACCAGCCTGCCGCACTCAAAAGCAACCTCTTCCTTTTGGAGATGCATAGCGGGGACATCGCCGAAGCCCATCGGACAGATGCCGAGCATCTCGAAGGCGGTGGCCATCGTGTTCGCGGTAAATTGCCCACCGCAGGCCCCCGGACCGGGACAGGCGCAGTTCTCGATGGCGCGCAATTCTTCGGCCGAGATCCTCCCAGCATTGTAGGCACCGACCGCTTCAAACACGTCCTGAATGGTAAGGTGGCGGCCCTCATATTCGCCGTACATGATCGAGCCGCCATAGAACATCAGACCCGGGACATTGATCCGCGCGAGGGCCATCACTGTGCCGGGGATCGTTTTATCGCAACCGGACAGGGCAACCACGGCATCGAAGAGGTTGCCGCGGGAGACGAGCTCGATGGAGTCGGCAATCACCTCGCGGCTGATCAGGGACGTCTTCATCCCCTGGGTGCCCATGGTGATTCCGTCAGAGATGGAGACCGTGTTGAACTCTAGGGGCGTCCCGCCGGCCGCACGGATCCCTTCCTTCACTTTCTCCCCAAGATGACGGAGGTGATAGTTGCAGGGCCCAATCTCGATCCACGTGTTGGCCACGCCGACCAGCGGCCGCTCCAGATCTTTGTCCTTCAACCCGATCGCCTTAAACATCGCCCGCGCTGGCGCCCGATCAGGCCCCTCGGTGATGACTCGGCTCTGATATTTCGGC
Proteins encoded:
- the ilvD gene encoding dihydroxy-acid dehydratase produces the protein MALQPKYQSRVITEGPDRAPARAMFKAIGLKDKDLERPLVGVANTWIEIGPCNYHLRHLGEKVKEGIRAAGGTPLEFNTVSISDGITMGTQGMKTSLISREVIADSIELVSRGNLFDAVVALSGCDKTIPGTVMALARINVPGLMFYGGSIMYGEYEGRHLTIQDVFEAVGAYNAGRISAEELRAIENCACPGPGACGGQFTANTMATAFEMLGICPMGFGDVPAMHLQKEEVAFECGRLVMDLLRRDITPRQVITRKAMENAIAGVMATGGSTNAVLHLLALAREAGVRLSIDDFDKISRKTPVLADLKPWGRFTAPEMYQAGGMALVARRLMDAGLLHTDAMTVSGRTIGEEARAARESPGQEVIRPHDYPLKPTGGMAVLRGNLAPDGCIIKLAGHERMVHRGPAKVFEREEDAFKAVKEGRIKRGDVVVIRYEGPRGGPGMREMLGVTGAIVGAGLKESVALMTDGRFSGATYGFMVGHVAPEAAVKGPIAAIKNGDVIVIDVKRRHLDVELSAAEIKRRLAKWKPPKLLFTRGVMAKYARLVSSASEGAVTG